The DNA region GCGTAAGCGAAATTGGAAACATGGTGCTTGGTAAAGAAAGAAGAAGCATTCTCCAATCAAAATCATGAAAAGGAACTGTCAAGCAAAAGAAAGAGCCCTAGCCTAGCCTCGTGTCATAGGAATAGGAAAGGCTCCATTCTACTTTCCCAAACCCAGCTATAATCACACCATTAGGTGCGTCCTGGCTATGGCTGATGGACAGCAGCTTGTAGCTGCTGCAAGCTAGATGCCAATTCGATTTCGCTGAGAAATCATCATGAGATTAGCCTCATGCACGGCCTGTATTTCTTGCAGAAAGATAATCAAGGTAATAAGAGTTTGTTTTTAAGAAAAAGTCTCAGTTGAGCAACAGGCAGATGCAAGAGGAGTGTGTCTGTGCCGTGCCTTGGGGTCGCAGGAGAGGACGTTGCGGAGGCGGTCGAGGTGCGACTTGATCCGCTCGCGCCGGCGCTTCTCGGCCTCGCGGTGGTTGCGCGACGCGGCGAGCGCGCGGTcgtgggcggcggccgccgccgccgccgccgcggcctcgtcCTCCTCGGAGTCGGCGGCCCCAGCAGCGCCAGCGCCGGCGGCGTTCGCGGGCCAGATGGAGCCCATGAAGAAGGGCGGCAGCATCGGCAGCACGCCGCCCTCGCCCTgccgccccgcagcgccggcgcCCGCCGCTAGCGCCGACACCTCGGCCGCCGGGAACATGCGTGCTCGATCGATCGCGCGCCCGGGTGCCGCCGCTTCGTCCTTGCGATGCCCTCACGCCTCCTCGAGACTCGAGTCGCAGATCGAAGAGGCGCACGCACTGAGCCGCCCAAGCCAAGCCGCAGCACTGAGCGTGAGCGAGCAGCTGGTAGCTACTGCGCAGCTAGCTAGCGGTAGTGGTGGTGCGAGTTGTTGCGCTGTGTTATTCCTAGGACTTGGActggaagagagagagagagagagagagagagagagagagagagagagagtcagAGAGAAGCCGAAGCGGATTGATGGGTGAGAGATGGGATGGATGGGTGAGGAGTGAGAGCCGGCCGGGGAGAAGGAATAAATAAACGAGCAAAGGCTCTGAGGAGAGAGAAAGTGAAGCTCGCCGAGCTGAATGCTCCTTCCAGAGAGGAGAGAGGACGCGTAGTgctctagagagagagagggcgagAGCCAGAGCCTCCTCGTTGCTCATCTCGTTTGTTGGTAGGCGAGTGGTGGCCCGCGTACGTACGTGTTGACCCGtcacggggagagagagaacGAGTCCTGCGAGCTAGGGATGTCGCCGAGATCGCCACTGCGGCGGCAGCGACCTCCCCCCGTCCCCGGCCGTCCATGGCTGCCGTCGGACGGCCGGGATGGTGCCGACCTGGTGCCGGGTCGCCGTCGGAGGAGATAcagtggtggtggcggtggtggacgGATCGGGATTGTTTTTTTGTTGACTCTTGTTGCAGCTTCGGGGAATGTTTTGCTTCCTCCCCCCTGCATGCTTGGGTTGCACTTCACCTAATTTTGGCATAAAGAAGCAAGGcgaaaacaaataaaaaaaatctcTGGAACATTTGGAACTGTGCTAACTCTGAATTTACTAGTTTTAGGGCAATGTGAGCGTGAGAGTTGCATCGACAGGGCTGTGGTTGATGAGTGTTCAACTCTTGTTTAGGGCGACACGTGGCGCGGATCCAAGCGAAACCAAATTGGACACTTTTTGGGTAAGGACTAAGGAACTTTTGATGGGTGACAAGCCCATGATGCAAAGAAGGCTCATGCTGATGGTGTTCCTCTTTTGATTTGCCAGAACAAGCCAAACTAGCTGAAAATAAACATATATGCAAAAAAAGGAATCTGCGAAAGAAGATATCTTACCAGGATGCTGAAAAAAGATCTGAATGTCCATAAAATTGGGTAACTAGGTGAACAGGGGGCACAGAATTGGATAGCCAAATTgctgcattattttatttgattATACAGGTATTGGTATTGTCATTTCTCCCTGGAACAGGTGGGGGCAAAAACACAAAATAACAGGAAACAGAAAAGGAAAAGGTAGACAGGACAGATCTCTGACCAAACTACATAGATGTAACAGAGGTAAACTGCAAGGAAAAGTTGTTGCCGTATGGTACTGATTAAGTTACTATCATGCTCTGAGGTGTGGGTAATGATTGTACAAGACATCAGTGCTCTACTTGGTAGCCTGTGCAATTATGTTGCTCAATGAGCTTGCCGCCTCCTTTGCGGCTTCCACCAAAGCGTCCTGCAAAAACACACGCTTATTCCACCACGCCATGATAGATCATCACCCCAATCCTTAGTGGCACTGGCACCCAGTAGTGCATTTCACATGAGCACATGAATATGCATGCATGCTGGCTTATCATTTTCATTGTACTGCCAAGAAATTCAAACAGTTCAACTGGTATATGGACTATCATAAGCATGTTCTAAAAGTTTGTCTCTAGTGAATCCACATGGTTGTGTCACGGAAGGCAAGGTACAGTAATAAAAAAAGAGTAAAAAATAATTTCAGGGTATTTCTGCAGTTAGAAATTCTCATTTTTTGACTTATTTGTAGAGATATATCATTCCAGTCCATACACTAGCTTACACAGTCATACTCAATTCTCTTGCGAATTCAAGATAAAATATATAAACTACCTGTGTAGTAACAAGGCGCAAAACCGCTTTCTTGTTCGATTCTTGGAGTTCACCAGCAATCAAAATCTCATCCAATATAAAGTAGGCCTGCAAATCCAGAAAAAAAAGGTTGAAATGTGTTTCCATTTTAGCAAACTTGGTCAGCAGATATAGATATCTGTAAACATATCAAACTTGCACCTTATGAAAATTGAATATCAGGTCTAGCTCACAGACCTGCAATATGACACGACACGAAGACACCAGCCATAAGGTTATGAGTCTCGGAACTGGGAAAGTAAGCAAGGGATATTGGAGATCTTACATTGCCGAAGTACCGGTCCAATATCTCAACATAGTGATGGATGATTTGAAGAGTTTCCAGTTCATTGTCAGCAGGATCAATGCACATGCAGAAGTAAAGGCTAGCGTATCTGTATTATTTACAGGAACAGATCATACAATCAGTAATCAGTGTTACGATTCAcatgaaaaatattttcaaGCGCTTCACATTCTACTGGTTACTAACTGTCAGGAATGAAATTTTCATAACAGTCATTCAAAAGGACTCCTCTCACCTCTTGTACACAACTCTGTAACCTTGCCACTCAACAAAATTGCACAGCTTCGGGCCTCTCGTCAGAACAAGCGAACTTATTTCTTTGATTACCTTTTGAATGAAAGCAAATATATGAGTCCTTGTACACCATGGGATGCATACAATGCAAGATAGGTTCCAGCCAAAACAATGATAAACTGCAGTGCAAACCTGCTGACATACTCATGCTCATACCTTGGATCTCTGTTTCTGTGGATATGGAGTGTACCATTTTGTCAACCTCACCTTCCCCTGCCTGCTGATGAGAAGCACAAAATGTATCTGACAATAAGGTAAAAATGTTATGTTGCTTCATGGAATTCTCTACTTCCAGCATGAAAAAgataaaaaaaaaggaaattaAGCTGACAGCCACACTCGAGATCAGGCTCCCGAGCTCATGATGAACGCAATCTCCCAGGTTCAGCTCTCAGCTCTGATCAAGTTTGGAAAACAGTGTGATTTCCTGGACATATGGGGCCAATTCCCCAATCTCCAAATCCCAAGCAGGCACAGCCGCACAGGCCCGGATCAAGCTCCGTCGCCCACCAGGCGGCGTGAGCTCGAGCACGCGGTGGCTCGCTGGCTCCACTCGGATGCGGCGAAGTGCTTGTGCGCCTCCGTCCTTCCGGTCCTCGCTTCAGGTGAGATTTATCACGGACGTGGAGCTTGATGGTGCTACAGATTTAGCAGGAGAATGGTGGTACAAGGCCTCGCCACTCCGacggggagggcggcggcggtcgggcgGGAGGAGGAACTGAGCGGGCGAGAGAGCCTGCCGACCAAACCGGGAGATTTTTGCAAATAACCAGGGGTTTATTTGTAAATATTCGGATCACGATTATGaatcgcgatccaaaccagAGGTGTATGtgaaaatattcggatcgcgattatcgCGATCCAATAGAGGGGGTTTTATGTAAATATTTGGATCgtgattattaatcgcgatccgaccGATCCAGGGGGTATTTTAAAAATATTCCAGTCCGGCGATatcgcgccggcggcggcctccgcggctccccgccgccgcgcattGCTCTCGAGCCTCCGTCAGGTACACGCGCTCAGCCTCCATGCGCGCCGGAACGGCTCAAGCCTACCTGGAGATGCTCCCGCAACAGTGCCGGCGCGTCGCGAGCCCGCGGTGCCCAGGGATGGGGAGGCCGGGAGCGACcgccggttgctgctgcaggcTGCCGCAGTCCGAGGTGACGTGAAGAAGAGGTCGTCGACGGTATACATCAAGCCGCCATGTCCGACCTCCCCACCTTGCTGCGCGTGAGATcaagcgcgcgcggcggccggcggagctTCAGAAATGGCTTTTTGTCCACTCCTCGTCGCCCCGCGCGTTCTTATTAACTGTCGAACGCGTTCTCGAAAACTGAATCGGCATAGGCTACAGATCTCCGGCCAGATCTCCGGGATGATCAGGAAGCCTTCCATGGAAAATCATTCGAGGTCGTGGATGGATGGAATTGATCCTCAAGAACACAAGCGCAAGGACAAAAAAAACAGGGACGCATTTGGAACAGGATTGAGACGGTGGATTACCATGGTTCGGCGTCGGCTGGACTCTTATCCTTCTCCGAGCAAGATTGAAAGCTGGTGCTGAGGAGTCGTTGACGGtgatcgccgccgccggaagATACGATCGCGCCCGGGACGAGAGGAGTTGAGGCCTTCACGAACGGTTTAATTTTCTTCCTTAATCCTCCAACTTCGCAGCATGCCCAGTCTATGCATGTGGGCCCAATGCGTCCGCGGAAACGGGACCACATGGCCACGCCTTTGCCACTAGTGTATCTGATGGCTTCAAAGGGATGGCAACTGGCAATGAGTTCTattctttttaaaaaaagaaaagaaaaatgaaaGAAAGATAGAAACAATGCCTATTTTGTACAAATTTGGTTGCCTCTTCAAAAATTGGAAAAATATTTGCTGTATGACTAATGCAATTTAATCTGATCCTTCTTATCTGCTAGCTCTTTCCTGTAGTCAGTGCATTATCCAAGACATCAAGTACATGAAGACTGAAAGACTTCAAGTTTTATTGCAGATATCACAAACTGCGAATTAAAACATGCTAACGCCTGAAAGTAAAGAGAAGCAATCATCCACATGTTACAATTTATAGTTATATATTCCCAccgtcccaaattattagttattttagcttttctagattCATAAGCTTTGCTATACACCTAGACATAATATAATATGTAGGTACATAGAAAAactataaatctagaaaagccaaaacaactaataatttgggacggagggagttgATCAAGACAGTCGATGTTACAGTTAAAAGGAAACACTCACCGTACAGCTATAACAGGCAAGGCTACACTCGCTATTCTCACGCGAGAACTAGTTCAGTATCTTCTCTCTGGCATCTGTATTCAAAACATACAGGTTACAACATACAGCATGTATCTGATTCTGGAATGGACCCCGCCAATTTTGCTTCCTTGCCGATTAGTACGGCATGAACAATATCGCGCTTTACAGAAATTTAAGCCTCGGAATGGACAAGTTACATGCATGATGAGTATTTCGCACTACTCGCCTTCAGTGAAACAGTGTCTCTTCATTTCAAAACTCTAATTGGGTATATAGGTAATGTATATGGGCCTCCATGGGCCACAATACTCCAAcatcccccccacccccccgcaGTCTGAACAACCGGCGCAGCGGTGTTCAAGACTGGACAAGAAGAGAGTACAAGGGCAAATACCCCCCCCTCCGCAGCCACAACTAGCCACCGGCTACGTTGAGGCTGGATCGAAACTCCGAGAAGGTCGAGGAGGGCAGCCCCTTGGTGAAGATGTCAGCAAACTGGGAGGTAGTCGGGACGTGAAGGACCCGTACATCGCCGATTGCGACTCTGTCGCGCACGAAGTGTAGGTCAATCTCCACGTGCTTTGTCCGCTAATGCTGGACGGGGTTGGTGGAGAGATACACGGCGCTGACGTTGTCGCAGTAGACGAGCGTGCTCTTGGCGAGCGGGCTGTGGAGCTCCGCCAAGAGCTGCCGTAGCCAGGACGCCTCCGCTACGCCGTTAGCGACAGCCCGGTACTCCGCCTCGGCACTGGAGCGAGAGACCACCGGCTGCCGCTTGGACGACCAGGAGACCAGGTTACCGCCCAGGAAGACGGTGTAGCCGTCGCGCCGGGCAGCCAGCCCAGTCAGCGTCGGTGTAGACCACCAGCTCAGCAGAAGACGAGCGGTGAAGTACCAAGCCGAGGTCCACAGTGCCACGGACGTAGCGGAGGAGACGCTTCAGCGCAGCAAGGTATGACTCCCGGGGATCATGCATATGGAGACAGACCTGCTGGACAGCGTAGGTGAGGTCCGGCCTGGTGAAGGTGAGGTACTGCAAAGCACCAGCCAGACTCCGGTAGGCAGTAGGATCAGCCACCGGATCACCTAGATCAGCGGACAGCTTCGCCTAAGTGTCGACAAGAGTGGAGCAGGGCTTGCAATCAATCATTCCAGCCCGCTCCAGGATATCGAGTGCGTACTGCCGCTGGTGCATGAGAAGACCAGACGGGCGAGGCTCAACAGTGACGCCCAAGAAGTGGTGGAGCTGACCGAGATCCTTCATAGCAAACTCCTGCTGCAGAGAGGAGATGACACTCTGAAGCAACTGCTGACTGGAGGCGGTGAGCACAATGTCATCAACGTAGAGCAGCAGATAGGAGGTCTCATCCCCTCGGCGGTAGACGAAGAGAGACGTGTCAGACTTGGCCTCGGTGAACCCCAATGTCAGCAAGAACGTGGCGAACCGAGAGTACCAAGCCCGAGGAGCCTGCTTCAGCCCATAGAGAGACTTGTTGAGCCGGCAGACCATATCCGGACGACTCGAATCCACAAATCCCGCTGGCTGAGAGCAGTAGACGGTCTCTAACAGAGTGCCGTGAAGAAACGCATTCTTCACGTCCAGTTGGTGCACAGGCCAGGAGCGCGAGAGCGCAAGCGACAGGACAGTGCGCACCGTAGCAGGCTTCACGACTGGGCTGAAAGTCTCATCATAGTCCACACCAGGCCGCTGGGTGAACCCCCGGAGAACCTAGCGAGCCTTGTAGCGCTCCAGTGTGCCATCAGCCTGACGCTTATGCATCCCGATCCACTTGCCAGTCACCACATTGCAACCAGACGGACGCGGCACGAGGTCCCACGTCTGGTTGGCAAGAAGAGCCGTGTACTCCTCTTCCATCGCGCGACGCCAGTGAGGATCCGCCAAGGCGTCGCGGACAGAGGAGGGTATCAGAGAGACCCGCGGCTCTCCCTCGGCGGCGGAGAGAGTCGTGGCCTGAGACGCCATGCACCGAGTCACCATGGGATGGAGATGCCGAGGATCCCGATGGATGACTGGCGGGTGGTATACCTCCGGCTCGGCCCGAGAGGGAGCCGgacgaggcggcggtggcgtcgCAGGAGCCTccggagcaggaggtggcgccagTGGCGGCGAAGAACGGCGCCGGTACACCTGTACCGGCTCAGCGTACCGCTGTGGTGTCCGGGCCGGCGCCGAGCGATGCCGGTACACCTGCACAGGCTGGGCATACCGTGCAAGTGCACGTGAAGGCACCGGggccgcgcgcggcgcgacCGGAGGTCCGGGGACCGCGCGTGGCACGACTGCGGGCACCGGGGCCGCGCTCGACGCAGCAGGGATCACCGGAGACGGTGCCGGCGTGCCGGGGAAACCTGCAGGGAAAGGACAGACAGGTAACGGTGGCTGAACCACCGGGTCAGTCGGAAACAGAGTCTCCAGCTCGGGGTCAGGAGAAGGTGTAGAGGAGGTAGAGTAGGGAAAATCCGACTCGTCAAAGATGACGTGTTGGGAGATCAGAACGCGGCGAGAGGTGAGGTCAAGGCATCGACACCCCTTGTGGTCAGGGGAGTACCCGAGGAACACACAACGAGTCGAGCGGGGCGCCAGCTTGTGAGAAGTGGTGGCGGAGGTGTTAGGGTAACACGCACACCCGAAGACCCGGAGGTGGTCGTAGCGAGGAGGGGTACCGAAGAGAGCGTGGTGTGGAGTGGGAGCAGGAGAAGCAGTGGACGGGAGACGGTTAAGCAGGTAGGTGGCGGTGTGGAGGCTCTCAGCCCAGAAGTGCGGGGACAGAGAGGCCTGGATCAGAAGGGTGCGCACGACGTCGTTCGTCGTGCGAATCATCCGCTCAGCCTTGCCGTTCTGAGGGGAGGTATACGGACAGGACATACGCAGCTGAACACCCCGAGACAGGAAGAAGGACCGGGAGGTGGAGTTATCGAACTATCGCCCGTTGTCACACTGGACGGCCTTAACTGTGAGGCCGAACTGAGTGTACACCCAGGCAAAGAAGTGGAGGAGGGTGGGGAAGGTCTCAGACTTGGCGCGCAAAGGAAAAGTCCAAGAGTAatgagaaaaatcatcaacaatgaccagATAATATTTATAACCAGACATGCTGAGTACAGGAGATGTCCACAGGTCACAGTGAATCAGATCAAAAGCATGCGCAGCATgcaaagaggaagaagaaaacggAAGTCTAACATGACGACCTAACTGGCACGCATGACAGAGGTGCTCAGCAGGAGCCTTAGTACAAGGAGCATCGGTACTACGGCTGAGCTGAACCAAAACGTCGCGGCCGGGGTGACCAAGCTGGCGGTGCCAGGTGGTGGAAGAAGGTGTCACGGCAAAAGCAGCAGACAGAGAAGCCGAAGGCGAGGCAGCGGAAGCAGGAAGCCGAAGGGTGTAAAGGGGCCCCGGACTGTCACATCGGAGAAGTGGACGTCGGGAAGCCGAATCCTTCACAGTAAGACCAGAGGAGTCAAATTCGATAGAACAGGAGTTGTCAGCAGTAAACTGGCGAACGGAAAGAAGGTTGTGAACCATTCGAGGAGCAACAAGAACATTAGGAAGATGAGGAGCAAAACCCACGGCGGTGATAGGAAGGCAAGACCCATCACCAACCATGATAGAAGAAGGACAAGAGGGGTGTGGGGGTCGGACAGAAGAGAGGATACCGGCATCAGGAGTGATGTGGAACGAGGCACCCGAGTCGGCGATCCACTCGATGCGGGCCGGCGGTTTCAGACCCATGGTGCTAAAGGACTGCGCCAGAGCAGCCTGGTCCCACCCCCCAGGCCAAGTCGGCTGTTGGCTAGGCTGAGCGGGCGGGGTCCAGGCCGGCGCGAAGAATGGAGCAGCACCAATGAACATGGCCACCGGCTGGAGCTGAGGACGAAGCCCCCCTGCCGGACCCTGGAGCGGCCACAGCGAGATGCGCCCTGACCAGGGGTTGCTGAAGGATGGCCAGGGCGTAGCTCCAGGGGCAGGGGCAGGAGCGGGAGCCGAGGTCGGTGCGCCCCAACGGCCCCCACCGGTACCGGTATCCCCAGGAGCAGGGCCACcagtgccaccaccaccaccagtgcgaccaccaccaccccgtcgccggcgacgtccacgcccccccccctcctcagGCCTGCCCGGCGGGAGCAACCCCAAGGAGGAAGGTGGCAGGAGCAGCGGAGGAGGCCGGTGGAGCAGCAATGAGCGCGGCGGGGCTGGGTGAGAAGGATCCGGGCGCGAGGCCCCTGGTGATCTCCTCAAGGGCGAGGTCGTCCCGGACCTGCAGGAAGGTGGGAAAGGGCCTCTGGCGGGTGATCCAGCACTTCAGGtggtcgtaggtgctgctcaggcCCCGTAGGACATTAAGCACCAAGACCCGATCAGACACCGGATCCCCGAGGTCGTGAAGAGCATCAGCCATGCTCTTCATCCGCCGGCAGTACTCACCGACGGAGAGGTCCCCCTGGACGAAGGTGCGGAAAGTGGCGTCGAGCTGGAGGGCGCGGTACTCGGCGTTGCCGAGGAACTGCCCCTCGAGCGCCACCCAAGCCTGCCGCGCAGTGCCGCCGTGGGACTTGACGAGGTCCTGAAGATCTAGGGAAATGGTCCCGAAGATCTAGGACAAGGCGACACTGTCGAGACGCAGCCACGCCACGTCCCGCGCCTCGATCGGCGAGTTGACGAGGACGTGGTCATCGAGGGCGTAGCGGCGGAGGGTGAGGAGGACCTGGTCCCGCCAGCGGCCGTAGGAGGAGGACGCGGGGTCGAGGAGGACGGAGACCAGGGCCCTGATGTTCTGGACGCCGGCAGCCTGGAGGTGGAGCTGTGCGACCATGGGGTCGGTCAGGTCGTACCGGGCTCCAGACTCAACGGGCGGGGCCTGGAAGGAGGAGGTGCCGAGCTCAGGGTCGACGAGCTGGCCGGAGGAGATGCGGAGGTAGCGCTCCGCCTCGGCGACCCGGAGAGCGAGGGCGTCGGCCGTGGCGCGCTCGTGTTCCCAGGCAAGGGCTACCGCATGGACCCGCTCCTGGGCCGCCGAAGCCTCCGACTTGGCGGCGAGGAGGGCCGCGGCGAGAGCGGCGTCGGCCTGCTGTCcacggaaggcggcggcggagagcggcCCATCCTCGGGCGCCATCCCGAGGCCAGAACGTGcaacaacggcggcggcgggatcggcgcccgcggccggcaGCAGCCGCACAGCGGCCTGCAGGGCGGCCGGATCGGCGCCCGCGGCCTGCAGCAGCTGCGCAGCGGCCCGCAGGGCGGCCggatcgacggcggcgcgcggctgggGTTCCACAGCCCCGGCGCCCGCGCAagcagcagcggcggcaggggcggtgTCGGGCAGCAAGGGACCCAGGGCGGCAGGAGCCCGGAGCAGAGGGAACGCGGtggcgcccgcggcggcgcccgcggcgaGGACCAGCCCGACGGCAGGAAAAccgggcggcggcagcccgACGCCGGCGGCCCAGGCGCCCGCAGCGGCGCAAGCGGGAGCAAAGGAGGGGGAGGAAGATTagaggggagggaaggaggagaggggaggaggagggccagccgccggccatggtggccggcggcggcggcagcggcggcgggctggaggggaggaggaggagacctGGCTCTATACCATGAAACAGTGTCTCTTCATTCCAAAACCCTAATTGGGTATATAGGTAATGTACATGGGCCTCCATGGGCCACAATACTCCAACATTCAGCAGTAGTTAACATTTCTCATCTGTAATGTGGGCAGTAGCACGCGATGTCATGATTGATGAATGCTCTGTTTTCAGCTCTACTCATTTCTGAAGTGACAAAAACAATAGAAATCAGCATTGGCGCAGGATAGAGGAACTTCAGCATGATAAAAAGGCGCTGTTAAAAACTCCACGGTCAACAGAAGATCGTCACATGAGGTGCGCACCAGCCGTGTCTCGGTCACAACTATTCCACGTGCCCATGTAATTGTCACAATTTTATCTGCAGTCATAGTTCTTGACTCATGTCATATACATGCTGTTGATGGAACGATGGCATCTTAATTCGACGGAATGAAGCACAGCGATCTTTCTTCAAAGGGATCAGTTTACCTGAAAATAAACTGCCTATGATCCAGCTTGCTGGCTGCAAGGAAAAATGGGGATCAGATGCATGAAAATGGTAAATTGTGTATAAAACCATTCAAATAATAAAAGCATTGTCTTGGTTTTCCTGGCAATATCAAAGCAAAGCCTAAAGCCTTTCAGATGACCACTGTTTTTTTTCTTCATAAAGGTCAACTATGCGAATGACTAATATAATTGGTCAAAATGTTTGTGACAAGTTATATTTCTGCACCTACCTACACAGATAGGATGCAGACATATAAAAAATTAAGTCGACACCATCAAGCTACAGTTGTTCTAGGTTCAATTCTTATATCGAGAACGGGCGTGGTACATTAAACATTGAACTAACCGCTGTCTTTATGCCATGTTCCAAGCCGCAATGGCTTAGATGACGAGATGCACTAGCTTGACTTGCAACAAGAATGATTCCATGTGATGTACTTCCCTCCTTCAAGCTTTGAACTAATCCCTGAAGAGATACAAAAACTTGCCCACCTCCATGCTGTGTAAAATAAATGATATTAGAAGCTATACCACCCGAATGATCACTGGAATGAAAATTAGGTTCCTCTCAAAAACTGAAGTGAAATATAAGAAGTATCACATTTCACACAATGGGGATACCCTTTGACTGCCAGGCCTCAAACTTAGTGGTTTGTTGTTTTACGGATGAAACATACCTTTATAATGTTGGAAAATTTTGAACAGAAGCTGATTTTGCCGTGGATCAAGAATCCTACTCCATCAAATATCAATGTGCTGCATTTTGGTTGGAATGAATGGCCAAATGCTGAAGTATGCTTCTGAGCATTCCTTTGTCGAATTAAATACCTAGCAGAAGGATATAATAGCAAATGTTGAGCATCAGGGATGAAGATTCATACCATATCAAAAAAAGGTTTTGACAAAAAATTTCATACTTGCAGCATGAAAATTAAACAAATGCTTAATTATGCCGGTGTTACAAAACCATTTTGGATCCATAACATAACTGCTAGGTAGCCTATGATGGTTGACATAACCAAATTAAGTTAGAATGGTCAGGCCCGTTAAATATGACAATGTCTTTCACTTAGAATAGTTTGGCTTGAAATTacaagaaaaggaaagaaaagaagcaTGTAAGCCTTTGAGGTACTACACAGAAACATTAAAGGACGGCACAAATCATAGAGGTCATAAGTTTGACTTGAATACTACAAAGCTATGGAACAATGAATGTTCATGAATAAAGATGAAATAGAAATCCAATAGACTATTTTTCATAAGATAGGCATCATACAATTAGTGTACAGTAGCATCTAACAACATATAGTGATGCTAGATTTCGCCTTACTTTCCAGGTGGCAACAGGACACCAGCTTGAAGAGAATCAAAGAACCAATTGGGATTCAACATCCAGGCATCGATAGCACAGCCATATAAGAACTTAGCTGTTGATACCTGATGCAACAAATGCCTGGAACTATTAATGCAGTGCGGTACACATGGACAATTTTATCTGACTATATTATCACGATTCCTACATTTTGTAACTATAAAAGACACATAATAACAAATAGATGGCACCAAAAAACTGAAAGGTAAATATATAGCAAACCTTTTTAGGGGAAAGTACAATGGGAGGCTTCCAGCTTGGAAACTCATCCATGTTCTTTCGTTTATCAAGTGAAAAGGGTGGAACTTTAGAAAGAACATAGCCTCCACATTTTCGTATTAGAGACTCAATCTCTTTTTCCTTCTGATTAGGAAACCCAGTCAACATAAACTCAACTCCTTGAAATGTGGCTTCTCTATTATCAATGTCCTCTCTGGTCTCAAGTGTCTCTTCTCTTCTACTATCTGATCCTGCAAGGATTCACAAGTGAGGATTACCAGAAGGAACTAGTGTTTTTCTGGGTACAACTCTCAGGATATATCAGGGTATCTCTACCAAAAGACTGGAAACTGATTGTAAAAAAGAAAAACTCACGA from Panicum hallii strain FIL2 chromosome 9, PHallii_v3.1, whole genome shotgun sequence includes:
- the LOC112876647 gene encoding AP-1 complex subunit sigma-1-like isoform X1 translates to MIHFVLLISRQGKVRLTKWYTPYPQKQRSKVIKEISSLVLTRGPKLCNFVEWQGYRVVYKRYASLYFCMCIDPADNELETLQIIHHYVEILDRYFGNVCELDLIFNFHKAYFILDEILIAGELQESNKKAVLRLVTTQDALVEAAKEAASSLSNIIAQATK
- the LOC112876647 gene encoding AP-1 complex subunit sigma-1-like isoform X2; amino-acid sequence: MIHFVLLISRQGKVRLTKWYTPYPQKQRSKVIKEISSLVLTRGPKLCNFVEWQGYRVVYKRYASLYFCMCIDPADNELETLQIIHHYVEILDRYFGNAYFILDEILIAGELQESNKKAVLRLVTTQDALVEAAKEAASSLSNIIAQATK